One Turneriella parva DSM 21527 genomic region harbors:
- a CDS encoding transposase, translating into MLRQNASGNIQRLAQYSERQNAGFEITDSMKMGVSGQVQTFTRNQTATQNREIPLAAQAALHPKIRLASAIGKTGARTVLRNPYRSPLIPTTVQNLSVSPHSHEYYGQLTDIILDSFYPSTCSSCNVKMTGRVSTRSYVAKCPKCRKHVSRISHTPFAYLKLPLWTVGWVLDQSATKYPQVITGAEIKRCLNISEDAALRLKKRVQVFASQHKSAVESLFYSELKKRFHKSKDLLEPDKKDINKRVTTPVGNRPIPQSDSVVLFSAKERSNKGRKRFRHHGQTASIYLTDSLGGRQVGVMVQTTTWKGGPALYESIPNQQTKTILPIIQRQIPKNTPFFTDMGMDWLKPYNRNHRTVNHNLQSKRGTGKSRRRFQQNGIHTQAAEGRQGALKTAFRAYRYIKPEHSQLYLNEYSFFGALKYYGAERITSQNQSLLGQNQRPKTKQQGWGLSGMNFSTHNQY; encoded by the coding sequence TTGCTTCGGCAAAACGCCTCTGGCAACATTCAAAGACTCGCTCAGTATAGCGAAAGACAAAATGCTGGATTTGAAATTACAGACAGCATGAAAATGGGTGTGTCAGGTCAAGTTCAGACTTTTACACGTAATCAAACAGCAACACAGAATCGGGAAATCCCACTTGCGGCGCAGGCTGCGTTGCATCCCAAGATCAGACTTGCATCCGCAATTGGAAAAACAGGTGCCCGAACTGTGCTCCGAAATCCATATCGCTCCCCTTTAATCCCCACCACCGTCCAGAATTTATCAGTTTCACCCCATTCCCACGAATACTATGGCCAGCTGACGGACATCATTCTCGACTCATTCTACCCATCGACCTGCTCTTCTTGCAATGTGAAAATGACAGGCCGCGTAAGCACGCGCTCTTATGTAGCAAAGTGCCCTAAGTGCAGAAAGCATGTATCACGAATCAGCCATACTCCTTTCGCCTATTTGAAACTACCTCTCTGGACAGTTGGTTGGGTATTAGACCAAAGTGCCACAAAGTATCCTCAGGTTATCACTGGCGCAGAGATCAAGCGCTGCCTGAATATTTCTGAAGATGCTGCTTTACGTTTAAAGAAACGGGTTCAGGTTTTTGCGTCCCAACACAAGTCCGCCGTAGAGAGCTTGTTTTACTCTGAACTTAAGAAGCGCTTCCATAAATCCAAAGACCTACTTGAACCAGACAAGAAGGATATAAACAAAAGAGTAACTACCCCGGTAGGGAACAGACCTATTCCCCAGAGTGATTCAGTAGTTCTCTTTAGTGCAAAAGAGCGCTCAAATAAAGGCCGAAAACGCTTTCGTCATCATGGCCAAACAGCCTCTATATACTTAACTGACTCTTTAGGCGGAAGACAAGTAGGAGTAATGGTACAGACCACCACATGGAAAGGCGGCCCTGCTCTCTATGAATCAATCCCCAACCAACAGACCAAGACCATACTCCCCATAATACAGAGACAAATCCCCAAAAACACCCCCTTCTTCACAGATATGGGTATGGACTGGTTAAAACCCTATAATCGCAATCATAGGACAGTAAACCACAACCTTCAATCAAAAAGAGGCACCGGTAAATCCAGAAGACGATTTCAACAGAATGGAATACATACCCAAGCAGCAGAAGGAAGACAGGGAGCCTTAAAGACAGCCTTTCGAGCATACCGTTATATCAAGCCAGAACACTCACAATTATACCTGAACGAATACAGTTTCTTCGGAGCATTGAAATACTACGGAGCTGAACGCATTACATCACAGAATCAGAGTCTATTGGGGCAAAATCAGCGACCAAAGACGAAACAACAAGGGTGGGGTTTGTCGGGTATGAATTTTAGTACTCATAACCAATACTGA
- a CDS encoding HNH endonuclease signature motif containing protein translates to MSSQKHNEIKERILAKCVRDVAGCLVWQGSIHGKDGTPILKVSGIKKQIRVRPFLMDTVLKSRPKRVKGCAMNALCIDPEHCARASERKTMREKLGNYRIIAETGCHVLKGRNNLAGYCQILHETRYLLAHREAYRLFKSEIETGKEVHHTCNTPACINPEHLVLVTPAENKLMAQRDGLLNGPRIRGEGHGNTRLKVIEIALIREMAANGISTKEIQKKYKLSRAQVRHIVRGLKHNNITLVARIYGESTYQGFRHTLNMIAENRADRSETVAVLDNGRIRHYYNDRRDECWLEIDFSLLSPWSRKILGIPNAA, encoded by the coding sequence ATGAGTTCACAAAAACATAATGAAATCAAAGAGCGCATACTGGCAAAATGTGTGAGGGACGTTGCGGGTTGTTTAGTCTGGCAAGGTTCGATTCATGGCAAAGATGGGACGCCAATTTTGAAGGTCTCAGGCATCAAAAAACAAATCAGGGTGCGCCCATTTCTCATGGACACAGTTCTAAAATCCCGACCAAAACGCGTAAAGGGATGCGCCATGAACGCCCTTTGCATTGACCCCGAACACTGCGCCAGAGCCTCCGAACGCAAAACAATGCGAGAGAAACTTGGTAATTACCGAATAATTGCGGAGACCGGGTGCCATGTGCTCAAGGGTCGGAATAATCTCGCAGGCTACTGTCAGATTCTGCATGAAACAAGATATTTGCTCGCTCACCGCGAAGCCTACCGACTCTTCAAAAGTGAAATAGAGACAGGAAAGGAGGTACATCATACTTGCAATACACCAGCTTGCATAAACCCAGAACATTTGGTGCTCGTAACGCCCGCAGAGAACAAATTGATGGCCCAGCGCGACGGGCTATTGAATGGGCCTCGAATTAGAGGTGAAGGGCACGGAAATACAAGGCTAAAGGTAATTGAAATCGCCCTGATCCGTGAAATGGCTGCGAACGGAATAAGCACTAAAGAAATCCAAAAGAAATACAAACTCTCGCGAGCACAGGTCAGACATATTGTGCGCGGGCTTAAGCACAACAATATCACATTGGTCGCGCGTATTTATGGAGAGTCCACTTACCAAGGATTTCGGCATACCTTAAATATGATTGCGGAAAATCGAGCAGACAGATCGGAAACAGTTGCGGTTTTGGATAATGGGAGAATCCGCCACTATTACAATGATCGTCGTGACGAGTGTTGGCTGGAGATAGACTTTAGCCTACTTTCTCCTTGGTCGCGAAAAATTCTGGGGATACCTAATGCCGCGTAA
- a CDS encoding HNH endonuclease, translating to MNSMTIRKAPALSEGKQTATARTLAEDGIKRLIGIFAEKDENGCIFWHGEFDKDQRPIILERNKKVNVRSRIFRLRNPGQEGKKIFNTCGNKKCIAPEHASVNRRARACDEKLGQYIVTDTGCYVFPHKIALNTQPKVRVKGNVISASRAAYIQANGEIPVGWHIKHTCGTPACINPRHLRAEAPRTERLFREPRNLSAKRETAA from the coding sequence ATGAATTCGATGACGATACGGAAAGCCCCTGCTCTATCCGAAGGCAAGCAAACGGCCACTGCAAGAACTCTAGCCGAAGATGGGATTAAGCGGCTAATTGGGATTTTCGCCGAAAAAGACGAAAATGGCTGCATCTTTTGGCATGGCGAGTTTGACAAAGATCAGCGGCCGATTATTCTCGAGCGAAACAAAAAAGTTAATGTCCGTTCGCGTATCTTTCGGCTCAGAAATCCGGGCCAAGAGGGTAAGAAGATTTTTAATACTTGCGGTAATAAGAAATGCATTGCTCCCGAACATGCAAGTGTCAACCGCCGAGCAAGAGCGTGCGACGAGAAACTTGGACAATACATAGTTACTGATACTGGGTGTTACGTTTTCCCCCACAAGATTGCATTAAATACACAGCCAAAGGTGCGTGTCAAAGGCAACGTGATAAGTGCGTCACGAGCCGCTTACATTCAAGCTAACGGCGAAATTCCCGTCGGATGGCACATCAAGCACACCTGCGGGACGCCCGCTTGCATCAATCCGAGACACCTGCGCGCAGAGGCACCTCGAACTGAACGACTATTCCGTGAACCCCGCAATCTTTCGGCCAAGCGGGAGACGGCAGCTTAA
- the hsdR gene encoding EcoAI/FtnUII family type I restriction enzme subunit R: MNEAQTRAEIIDPQLVAAGWGVIPDSRILREYHINEGKIQLGGGRGKKLTADYVLVYRNLKMAVVEAKSDDLEVGEGVAQAKLYAEKLALDVAYAANGREIYGINMQSGGEGLLTKFPSPDELWNKTFEEQNEWRDRFNSVPFEFVGGKKGARFYQEIAVNRTLEAIAQKKERILLTLATGTGKTFIAFQIAWKLFKTRWNLKRDSSRQPRILFLADRNILADQAFNDFSAFPEDALVRINPKEINKAGKVLTNGSVFFTIFQTFMTGRGEDGKPAPYFGSYPPDFFDFIIIDECHRGGAQDESNWRGILEYFAPAVQLGLTATPKRNNNVDTYKYFGEPIYTYSLKEGINDGYLTPFKVKRIKTTLDDYFYTSDDEVLEGEVEQGRLYTEPDFNRIIEIKAREEKRVQIFLADANPKEKAIIFCATQDHAAAVRDIVNQLKKNPDPLYCVRVTANDGSIGDQYLKDFRDNEKTIPTILTTSQKLSTGVDARNIRNIVLLRPVRNMIEFKQIVGRGTRLFDGKDFFTIYDFVNASLNFLDPEWDGDPLEPEETEPKPAPEATEAPQEAPPSDEEGEKRTRPRKIKIRLRDGKEREIQHMVSTSFWSADGKPLSVEEFLQNLYGKLPELFKNEAELRSIWSSPTTRRALLERLADAGYGKSELASLQALVQAEKSDLFDVLEYIAFAIKPITREARVNQARVKMLQSIDERQREFLDFVLAKYIESGVEELDDEKLPNLLELKYESLSDATAALGDVKAIRSTFIESQKYLYFV; the protein is encoded by the coding sequence ATGAACGAAGCCCAGACACGTGCTGAAATCATCGACCCCCAATTAGTGGCCGCAGGTTGGGGAGTTATACCTGATTCGCGTATACTGCGCGAATACCATATCAACGAAGGTAAGATACAACTCGGCGGTGGCAGAGGCAAGAAGCTCACCGCAGATTATGTATTGGTCTATCGCAATCTCAAGATGGCCGTCGTCGAAGCAAAGAGTGATGACCTTGAGGTCGGCGAGGGTGTGGCGCAGGCAAAGCTCTATGCCGAGAAGCTCGCCCTCGATGTGGCCTACGCCGCCAATGGCCGGGAAATTTATGGCATCAACATGCAATCGGGCGGCGAGGGGTTGCTTACCAAATTTCCCTCGCCAGATGAACTCTGGAACAAGACCTTTGAAGAACAGAATGAATGGCGTGATCGATTCAATAGCGTTCCATTTGAATTTGTTGGTGGCAAGAAAGGTGCGAGATTTTATCAAGAGATAGCCGTCAATCGTACGCTCGAAGCCATTGCGCAGAAGAAAGAGCGCATTTTACTGACGTTGGCAACCGGTACGGGAAAGACCTTTATAGCATTCCAAATTGCGTGGAAGTTGTTTAAGACCCGCTGGAACCTGAAACGAGACAGCTCGCGACAGCCGCGAATCTTATTTTTGGCAGATCGCAATATTCTGGCAGATCAGGCGTTCAACGACTTCTCGGCATTTCCCGAAGATGCTCTGGTGCGGATAAACCCAAAGGAAATCAACAAAGCCGGCAAGGTTTTGACTAACGGTAGTGTATTCTTCACCATCTTTCAGACCTTTATGACGGGCCGGGGCGAAGATGGTAAACCTGCGCCTTACTTCGGCAGCTATCCGCCCGATTTCTTTGATTTCATAATCATAGACGAATGCCATCGCGGCGGCGCACAAGACGAAAGCAACTGGCGTGGTATTCTCGAATATTTTGCGCCAGCTGTGCAATTGGGACTAACCGCAACACCAAAGCGCAATAACAATGTCGATACCTACAAATACTTTGGCGAACCGATTTATACCTACTCGTTGAAAGAAGGTATCAATGACGGCTATTTGACGCCCTTCAAGGTGAAGCGCATTAAAACGACGCTTGATGATTATTTCTACACATCAGACGACGAAGTGCTCGAAGGTGAAGTCGAACAGGGCCGCCTCTATACAGAGCCCGATTTCAACCGCATCATCGAGATCAAGGCACGCGAAGAAAAGCGCGTGCAAATTTTCTTAGCTGATGCTAATCCAAAAGAAAAGGCGATCATCTTCTGCGCAACGCAAGATCATGCAGCTGCGGTGCGCGACATCGTGAACCAACTCAAGAAGAACCCCGATCCGTTGTATTGCGTTCGCGTGACGGCAAACGATGGCAGCATCGGCGATCAGTACCTAAAAGATTTCCGCGACAACGAGAAAACGATACCAACAATTCTCACAACCTCGCAAAAGCTTTCGACCGGGGTCGATGCACGCAACATTAGAAATATCGTGCTACTTCGGCCCGTCAGAAACATGATCGAATTTAAACAGATCGTAGGCCGAGGCACGCGGCTCTTTGATGGTAAGGATTTCTTTACGATCTATGACTTTGTAAACGCCTCGCTCAACTTCTTAGACCCAGAATGGGACGGTGATCCGTTAGAACCAGAAGAAACAGAGCCCAAGCCGGCACCAGAGGCGACCGAAGCGCCGCAAGAGGCGCCCCCTTCAGATGAAGAAGGTGAAAAGCGCACAAGACCTCGCAAAATCAAGATTCGCCTGCGCGACGGCAAAGAACGCGAAATTCAGCACATGGTTTCGACCTCTTTTTGGAGCGCAGACGGGAAACCTCTGTCGGTCGAAGAATTCTTGCAGAATCTATATGGAAAGTTGCCTGAGCTTTTCAAAAACGAAGCCGAACTGCGCAGCATCTGGTCGAGCCCCACAACCCGTCGGGCTTTGCTCGAAAGACTGGCCGACGCCGGCTACGGCAAAAGCGAACTGGCCAGCTTACAGGCGCTCGTGCAGGCCGAAAAGAGTGACCTGTTTGATGTGCTCGAGTACATCGCGTTTGCGATTAAACCCATCACTCGTGAAGCGCGAGTTAACCAAGCCAGAGTCAAAATGTTGCAGTCAATCGACGAACGACAGCGCGAGTTTCTGGACTTCGTCTTGGCCAAGTATATAGAATCAGGGGTAGAAGAACTCGACGATGAGAAATTGCCCAACCTGCTCGAGTTGAAATATGAATCGCTCAGCGACGCAACGGCGGCATTGGGTGACGTGAAAGCTATCCGCAGCACGTTTATTGAATCTCAGAAATATTTGTATTTTGTTTAA
- a CDS encoding TCR/Tet family MFS transporter — translation MAGTRASSSFIFITILLDVIGFGLIIPVMPKMVSKFTSSDVETNYWYMVMTASYGVMQFFFSPILGALSDKFGRRPVILISIVGLGLDFILQGIAWSIPVLFAARVLGGITGASFSVGSAYIADVTSAEDRAKGFGMIGMAFGIGFILGPMLGGFLGDYRAELPFFAAAAFSLLNALYGLFVLPESLPKHLRTAFSLKKANAFSALKGLVELKGLGMFILAIALTNLAQFMMHSVWVRYTETRFLWSPKDNGVALFAVGMSAAIVQGGLLGVLIKTLGEVRLAKVGLFFAAMQFILMGLAPQGFYMYIIMLVTILASAAGPALQAHVSRAVPPHKQGIAMGSLTSIGSITQVIAPFAGLSILSKFTHAPGALNTLQAGMPFFASAALQFVAFALAVWYFNRGQISSGSGGTKSIITG, via the coding sequence ATGGCAGGCACGCGTGCAAGTTCTTCGTTCATCTTCATCACAATTCTCTTAGACGTCATCGGTTTCGGACTCATCATTCCCGTGATGCCGAAGATGGTCTCGAAATTCACCTCGAGTGACGTCGAGACTAACTACTGGTACATGGTGATGACTGCAAGCTATGGCGTGATGCAATTTTTCTTTTCGCCAATTCTCGGCGCGCTGAGCGACAAGTTTGGGCGACGGCCGGTCATTTTAATTTCCATCGTCGGTCTCGGTCTTGATTTTATTTTACAGGGCATTGCCTGGTCGATTCCGGTTTTGTTTGCCGCGCGCGTGCTGGGCGGCATTACCGGCGCAAGTTTCTCAGTCGGCAGCGCGTACATCGCCGATGTAACCTCAGCCGAAGACCGTGCGAAGGGTTTTGGCATGATCGGCATGGCATTCGGCATAGGCTTTATTCTAGGGCCCATGCTCGGTGGCTTTCTCGGCGACTACCGCGCAGAGCTTCCATTTTTTGCCGCTGCTGCGTTCTCGCTGCTGAACGCGCTCTACGGCTTGTTTGTATTGCCCGAGTCGTTGCCCAAACATTTGCGCACTGCGTTTTCGCTGAAGAAAGCCAACGCCTTTTCTGCGTTAAAGGGTCTTGTTGAACTCAAAGGTCTTGGCATGTTTATTCTGGCGATTGCGCTGACAAACCTCGCGCAGTTCATGATGCACTCGGTGTGGGTACGCTATACCGAGACGCGTTTTCTCTGGTCGCCGAAAGATAACGGTGTCGCACTGTTTGCGGTCGGCATGTCGGCGGCCATCGTGCAGGGGGGATTGCTCGGCGTGCTGATCAAGACGCTGGGTGAAGTGCGTTTGGCAAAAGTAGGATTATTTTTTGCGGCGATGCAATTTATACTGATGGGTCTGGCACCGCAGGGCTTTTATATGTATATCATTATGCTGGTGACAATTCTCGCGAGTGCTGCGGGGCCGGCATTACAGGCGCACGTTTCGCGCGCCGTACCGCCGCACAAACAGGGTATTGCCATGGGGTCGCTGACATCGATCGGCAGCATCACACAGGTGATCGCGCCGTTCGCTGGCCTGAGCATATTGTCGAAGTTTACGCACGCGCCAGGCGCGCTCAACACACTTCAGGCTGGCATGCCCTTTTTTGCGAGCGCGGCTCTGCAGTTTGTGGCTTTCGCCCTCGCAGTCTGGTATTTTAACCGTGGTCAGATTTCGTCAGGCAGCGGCGGCACGAAGTCCATAATAACCGGGTAA
- a CDS encoding BamA/TamA family outer membrane protein: MKRLLLLALLISSPLAAAQKINWEEIEWKVLKSQHFDIYFPEGYNHLAQKTLQYAEEANIMLSNRLGHRLSMVTPIFVYPSHGHFQSTNIIPFAIDEGTGGFTERIKRRVVVPYLGSNDEFRHVVVHELVHAFQYDILLGQTMGSTISLVQGGQPPLWFVEGMAEYFSLGWDSTADMQMRDAALTDTLPSLEMMNEYRVQTGFIFYKGGQSVMQYIADTWGEAKLGEMLRDLRDLRGIEDAVKTNLGLPFDEFDAGWRRWVKRKYFPLVNKKYDDEEGPLISRHLDDESIINLHPSISPDGAKAVYLTARGFYPVLVMRDIKGVKRKTDFSLEKPKKPTEDETILLKSSDNPTFFQLHLMTNRISFTPDSKRIFFSARSQGKDRLILFDIETRRIVQRLTPPVDMIMHPRLSPDGKYAVFVGAVLGVTDIYRVELATQKTEKLTHDAYSEKDPALSGDNTQVVYASNLNAEGNLESAEYHLFSLEIKTRQVRQLTRDAQKQMSPQFYDKTSNDRILYVSNHTGIHNIYLLDTKTLQKKKLTDTGGGALDAQISDAPVAKDAPRRIIYTQFRQQGFDIALRDVTPGDEKFYADDTIVHTYKPLALPGYDTTGKVIGVEPYRARVGPDFIFFLLGMGAYDGGTYFAGMVALTGSDLTGNHQFSMVGNFLTNGLGIFNFDYGYMKKRVKMHWGVYRTTFAISPVNLIDLTSLNGLFYYPPYIGSVLKIGGYFGMDYPMTPFDSLLLQFNMARAEESFLYPRNLPEERIRPDTYTNTYSVQYGVRHNNVLYSVIGPLKGWHAAYVGEQSVNVSGRDFIFNRNTVEARFYWQIWQRYILASRVYAATTNGPDAQYFPWIIGGFNTIRGYDFMSLRGYHAFFFNLEFRFPLLDALAFGMPVPWVMRGFSMVAFIDGGSTFDNPRTWRGFNPDKNEFQNLKMSYGLGVRFILYPGLMLKFDWATPWTWRDSRPIGDWRGVFSIGYEY; this comes from the coding sequence ATGAAACGCCTCTTGCTACTCGCGCTTCTCATCAGCAGCCCACTTGCTGCCGCACAAAAAATCAACTGGGAAGAAATCGAATGGAAAGTGCTGAAGAGCCAGCACTTCGATATTTACTTTCCCGAAGGTTATAATCACCTGGCGCAAAAGACCCTGCAATACGCCGAAGAAGCGAACATCATGCTCAGTAACCGCCTGGGGCATCGGCTGTCGATGGTGACACCGATATTTGTCTACCCATCGCACGGCCATTTTCAGTCCACAAACATTATTCCGTTTGCGATTGATGAAGGCACAGGGGGCTTTACCGAGCGCATTAAACGACGCGTCGTCGTGCCATACCTTGGCAGCAACGATGAGTTTCGCCATGTGGTTGTGCACGAACTGGTGCATGCGTTTCAATATGACATTTTGCTGGGGCAGACGATGGGCAGCACCATCTCACTGGTGCAAGGTGGCCAGCCCCCGTTATGGTTTGTCGAAGGCATGGCCGAATATTTTTCGCTGGGGTGGGATTCAACAGCCGACATGCAGATGCGCGACGCCGCGCTGACCGACACCCTGCCTTCGCTCGAAATGATGAATGAGTACCGGGTGCAGACCGGCTTCATATTTTACAAAGGCGGCCAGTCAGTGATGCAATATATCGCCGACACCTGGGGGGAGGCAAAACTCGGCGAAATGTTGCGCGACCTGCGCGATCTGCGCGGTATAGAAGATGCGGTCAAAACGAATCTGGGGCTGCCTTTCGACGAATTTGACGCAGGCTGGCGCCGCTGGGTGAAGCGAAAATACTTTCCCCTGGTGAACAAGAAATACGACGACGAAGAGGGGCCGCTCATCAGTCGCCATCTTGACGACGAATCGATCATCAACCTGCACCCGTCGATTTCTCCTGATGGCGCGAAAGCGGTCTATCTGACCGCACGCGGTTTTTACCCCGTGCTGGTCATGCGCGATATTAAAGGTGTAAAGCGCAAGACCGACTTTTCACTGGAAAAGCCGAAAAAGCCTACGGAAGATGAAACCATCTTGTTGAAAAGTTCAGATAACCCGACATTTTTTCAGCTGCACCTGATGACGAACCGCATTTCTTTCACGCCCGATTCAAAACGCATTTTTTTCTCTGCGCGCAGCCAGGGTAAAGATCGGTTGATTTTGTTTGATATTGAGACGCGGCGAATCGTACAGCGACTGACGCCGCCCGTCGACATGATTATGCACCCCCGTCTGTCACCCGACGGTAAGTATGCTGTGTTTGTCGGCGCAGTTTTAGGCGTGACCGACATCTACAGGGTTGAGCTCGCGACACAGAAGACTGAAAAACTCACGCACGATGCTTATTCAGAAAAAGATCCGGCTTTATCAGGCGACAACACGCAGGTTGTTTATGCATCCAACCTGAACGCTGAAGGTAATCTTGAAAGCGCCGAATATCACTTATTTTCACTGGAGATCAAGACCAGACAGGTGCGGCAGCTGACGCGCGACGCACAGAAACAGATGTCGCCGCAGTTTTATGACAAAACGTCGAATGACCGTATCTTGTACGTCTCAAACCACACAGGCATTCACAACATCTATCTACTCGACACCAAAACATTGCAGAAGAAAAAACTGACCGACACCGGGGGGGGCGCGCTCGACGCGCAGATATCTGATGCGCCTGTGGCAAAAGATGCGCCGCGCCGCATTATTTACACACAGTTCAGGCAGCAGGGTTTTGATATCGCGCTGCGTGATGTCACGCCGGGTGATGAAAAGTTTTACGCCGACGATACTATTGTGCACACCTATAAGCCTCTGGCGCTGCCAGGCTATGACACAACGGGTAAGGTAATAGGCGTCGAACCTTATCGTGCGCGCGTCGGCCCAGACTTTATTTTCTTCTTGCTTGGCATGGGCGCGTACGACGGCGGAACCTATTTTGCCGGCATGGTTGCGCTCACGGGCTCTGACCTGACGGGTAACCACCAATTCAGCATGGTCGGCAACTTTCTCACGAATGGGCTCGGCATTTTCAATTTCGATTATGGTTACATGAAAAAACGCGTCAAGATGCACTGGGGTGTCTACCGCACGACGTTTGCCATATCCCCCGTGAACCTGATTGATCTGACGTCGCTCAACGGGCTGTTCTACTATCCGCCTTACATCGGTTCGGTCTTGAAGATTGGCGGTTATTTTGGTATGGATTATCCAATGACGCCATTCGATTCTCTGCTGCTGCAATTCAATATGGCGCGCGCCGAAGAATCGTTTTTATACCCGCGCAATTTGCCCGAAGAGCGCATTCGGCCCGATACGTACACCAACACGTACAGCGTACAATACGGCGTGCGGCACAACAATGTGCTCTACTCGGTGATCGGGCCGCTGAAGGGCTGGCATGCCGCATATGTAGGAGAGCAAAGCGTCAACGTTTCTGGCCGCGATTTCATTTTTAACCGCAATACCGTCGAGGCTCGGTTCTATTGGCAGATCTGGCAGCGATATATTCTCGCCAGCCGTGTTTACGCGGCGACGACAAACGGGCCCGATGCGCAATACTTTCCCTGGATCATCGGCGGTTTTAACACGATTCGTGGCTATGACTTCATGTCGCTGCGCGGCTACCATGCATTCTTTTTTAATCTCGAGTTTCGTTTTCCGCTGCTCGACGCGCTGGCTTTTGGTATGCCTGTGCCCTGGGTCATGCGTGGCTTTTCGATGGTCGCGTTCATCGACGGCGGTAGCACCTTCGACAACCCTCGCACGTGGCGCGGCTTCAACCCCGATAAGAACGAGTTTCAAAACCTCAAGATGTCTTATGGTCTCGGCGTGCGCTTTATTCTTTATCCCGGTCTGATGCTAAAGTTCGACTGGGCAACACCCTGGACATGGCGCGACTCGCGGCCAATAGGTGATTGGCGCGGTGTTTTCAGTATTGGTTATGAGTACTAA
- a CDS encoding IS481 family transposase, with the protein MTTEQKIIKNKVGLLKLAEQLGSVSKACKVFGYSRDSFYRFKELYDKGGELALQEISRRKPLLKNRVAPEVEEAVREIAFQYPAYGQVRASNELRKIGIIISPFGVRGVWLRHDLATFKKRLKYLEARMAQEKGIFTEAQLVALERAKDEKESHGEIETEHPGYLGSQDTFYVGNMKGVGKIYQQTFIDTYSKVAFAKLYDRKNSLVSADMLNDRVIPFFDEHEIPLLRVLTDRGSEYCGNREEHDYQLYLALENIDHTKTKAKSPQTNGICERFHRTILNEFYNVAFRKKVYTSLEQLQADLDEWIYDYNTQRTHQGKYCFGKTPLATFKDSLSIAKDKMLDLKLQTA; encoded by the coding sequence ATGACGACAGAACAGAAAATTATCAAGAACAAGGTTGGTCTGCTGAAACTGGCAGAGCAGCTGGGCAGCGTATCGAAAGCTTGCAAGGTTTTCGGTTACTCAAGAGACAGTTTCTACCGGTTTAAGGAGCTTTACGACAAGGGTGGCGAGCTCGCATTGCAGGAGATCAGCCGCAGGAAGCCTTTGCTGAAAAATCGTGTAGCTCCAGAGGTCGAGGAAGCGGTACGGGAAATTGCATTTCAATACCCCGCGTACGGTCAGGTTCGGGCGTCCAACGAGTTGCGCAAGATAGGTATCATCATCTCCCCTTTTGGCGTGCGCGGCGTTTGGCTGCGCCATGATCTTGCGACGTTTAAAAAACGGCTGAAATACCTTGAAGCGCGAATGGCTCAGGAAAAGGGGATCTTTACCGAGGCACAATTGGTTGCGCTCGAACGCGCAAAAGATGAGAAGGAAAGTCACGGTGAAATTGAAACGGAGCACCCTGGTTATTTGGGGTCACAAGACACGTTTTACGTGGGAAATATGAAGGGTGTGGGTAAAATTTATCAGCAGACCTTCATCGACACGTATTCGAAAGTCGCTTTTGCGAAACTCTATGATCGCAAGAATTCTCTGGTTTCAGCCGATATGCTTAACGACAGAGTCATCCCGTTTTTTGACGAGCATGAGATTCCGCTGTTGCGCGTTCTGACCGATCGTGGCAGCGAGTACTGTGGCAACCGGGAAGAGCACGATTATCAGCTGTATCTGGCCTTGGAGAATATCGACCACACAAAAACCAAGGCCAAGAGCCCGCAGACGAACGGCATTTGTGAGCGCTTTCACCGGACTATATTGAATGAGTTTTACAATGTTGCATTCAGAAAGAAGGTTTACACTTCTTTGGAGCAATTGCAGGCAGACCTTGATGAGTGGATTTACGATTACAACACGCAGCGCACTCATCAGGGGAAATATTGCTTCGGCAAAACGCCTCTGGCAACATTCAAAGACTCGCTCAGTATAGCGAAAGACAAAATGCTGGATTTGAAATTACAGACAGCATGA